A single region of the Myxococcales bacterium genome encodes:
- a CDS encoding type II secretion system F family protein has translation MAEFVYEAKTRTGEMRKGVMEAETPAAVEARLRAQNFSPVKVKKKPRAINFSFGSPVSSKELVVFTRQFATMIDAGLPIVQCLDILASQGDNKLFAGIIRDIKGQVEQGSTFSEALRRHPKVFDSLYVNLVAAGELGGIMDTILNRLAIYIEKRVKLQRQVRGAMVYPIGVMTIAVVVLSILLIWVIPTFEAMFKDFGAEEALPGLTRFVINMSHGVVHNLVWIVLVVGGVISGVSYSYKTTIGKNFWHRLVLTMPVLGPVMRKIAVARFTRTMGTLLSSGVPILEAMNIVGQSAGNIVIEKAIADTMERVKEGSTVAEPLMATKVFPSMVVQMIGVGEETGALDQMLNKIADFYEEEVDIAVSAMTSLLEPLMMVVIGGMVGFMLIAMYLPIFNIAGAIKTE, from the coding sequence ATGGCAGAATTTGTTTACGAGGCGAAGACCCGGACCGGCGAGATGCGCAAAGGCGTGATGGAGGCCGAGACGCCTGCAGCCGTCGAGGCCCGCCTGCGCGCCCAGAATTTCTCTCCCGTCAAAGTCAAGAAGAAACCGCGGGCCATCAATTTCAGCTTTGGCTCTCCAGTCTCTTCGAAAGAGCTCGTGGTGTTCACGAGGCAGTTTGCGACTATGATCGATGCTGGTCTGCCCATTGTGCAGTGCCTAGACATTCTCGCCTCTCAGGGTGACAACAAACTCTTTGCCGGCATCATTCGAGATATCAAGGGCCAAGTAGAACAAGGCTCGACATTTTCGGAGGCTTTAAGGCGTCACCCCAAAGTCTTTGACAGCCTCTATGTTAACCTGGTCGCGGCCGGCGAGCTTGGCGGCATTATGGACACTATTCTCAATCGGCTCGCCATTTATATTGAAAAGCGCGTAAAATTGCAGCGTCAGGTGCGTGGAGCCATGGTGTATCCCATCGGCGTAATGACGATTGCGGTGGTTGTCCTTTCTATATTGTTGATATGGGTTATCCCTACCTTCGAAGCCATGTTTAAAGACTTCGGCGCAGAAGAAGCGCTGCCCGGCCTGACGCGTTTTGTGATCAACATGTCCCATGGTGTTGTCCATAACCTGGTATGGATTGTGTTGGTCGTGGGCGGAGTTATCTCGGGCGTTAGCTATAGCTACAAGACAACGATCGGAAAAAACTTTTGGCATCGTTTGGTGCTTACCATGCCGGTTTTAGGCCCCGTCATGCGGAAGATCGCTGTCGCGCGATTCACGCGCACCATGGGCACGTTGCTGAGTTCCGGGGTGCCCATTCTTGAGGCAATGAACATCGTGGGGCAGTCGGCGGGGAATATTGTGATCGAGAAAGCAATCGCGGACACCATGGAGCGGGTCAAAGAGGGAAGCACGGTGGCGGAACCCCTTATGGCCACCAAGGTATTTCCCTCGATGGTGGTGCAGATGATTGGTGTCGGAGAAGAGACAGGCGCACTGGATCAAATGCTCAACAAAATCGCGGACTTCTATGAGGAAGAAGTGGACATTGCTGTCTCAGCCATGACCTCACTTTTGGAACCGCTCATGATGGTCGTCATTGGAGGAATGGTGGGATTCATGCTGATCGCGATGTATTTGCCGATCTTTAATATCGCTGGAGCGATCAAGACCGAATAG
- a CDS encoding aminodeoxychorismate/anthranilate synthase component II → MVLVIDNYDSFTYNLVQYLLELGQVVRVVRNDELTVEELGALAPTSVLISPGPGTPEKAGISLEAIKYFEKRVPVFGVCLGHQALAHQFGAKVIRAERLMHGRTSSIRHDGRGVFSGVPSPFTATRYHSLIVERSSIPPDLEVTAWTEDDEVMGIRHRERPLHGVQFHPESFLSEHGHKILGNFLALHAGAP, encoded by the coding sequence ATGGTTCTCGTCATCGACAATTACGATTCCTTCACCTACAATTTGGTGCAGTATCTTCTCGAGCTTGGGCAAGTCGTACGGGTCGTGCGCAACGACGAGTTGACCGTGGAAGAGTTGGGTGCGCTGGCCCCGACATCCGTGCTGATTTCTCCGGGACCCGGCACGCCTGAGAAAGCAGGGATTAGCCTGGAGGCCATAAAGTACTTCGAAAAGCGGGTGCCGGTGTTTGGGGTTTGCCTTGGGCACCAGGCGCTTGCGCATCAGTTTGGCGCGAAGGTGATTCGGGCCGAGCGGCTCATGCACGGGCGGACCTCGAGCATCAGGCACGACGGTCGAGGCGTGTTTTCTGGTGTTCCGTCACCCTTTACTGCGACGCGCTACCATTCGCTGATCGTGGAGCGAAGCAGTATACCGCCAGATCTCGAAGTGACCGCCTGGACGGAGGACGACGAGGTCATGGGCATTCGCCATCGCGAACGGCCTTTGCATGGGGTTCAGTTTCATCCGGAGTCGTTTCTCTCCGAACATGGACACAAAATCCTAGGCAATTTTTTGGCCTTGCACGCAGGAGCGCCATAG
- a CDS encoding phosphomannomutase/phosphoglucomutase, whose translation MNANIFREYDIRGVADRDMPDAFVADLGRAIGTFLTRKGASKIALGRDCRLSSPRLWKHLREGLLETGMHLVDLGVVPTPLMYFAVCHYDLDGGVQITGSHNPPDDNGFKLMAGKNTLYGEDIQALHTLITQQDFELADQGRVETVDALPAYAGFMKGNIQLGSRRLRFAVDAGNGAGGPTALAAMRSVGLEPDAMYCTMDGTFPNHHPDPSLPENLAELIDRVVSNKYDLGIAYDGDADRIGVIDAKGNIIWGDQLMIILSRAVLKQHPGAPIISEVKASQSLYDDIQRHGGRPILWKTGHSLIKKKMKEEHALLAGEMSGHIFFADRYYGFDDAIYASLRLLEILSLDARPLHDMLEGVPVTHATPEIRVDCPDEVKFRVVAAVKEHFNRDHDVIDIDGARILFDSGWGLVRASNTQPVLVLRFEAQSPTELESIRNQVLRVVNQHLPQ comes from the coding sequence ATGAACGCCAATATATTTCGAGAATACGATATTAGGGGCGTCGCCGACCGCGACATGCCCGACGCCTTTGTGGCGGACCTCGGCAGGGCAATCGGCACCTTTCTCACGCGAAAGGGCGCTTCAAAAATAGCTCTCGGGCGCGATTGTCGCCTGAGCTCGCCGCGCCTGTGGAAACACCTTCGTGAGGGATTGCTTGAAACGGGCATGCATTTGGTCGATTTAGGTGTCGTCCCCACCCCACTGATGTACTTCGCCGTGTGTCATTACGATCTGGACGGGGGAGTGCAAATCACCGGCAGCCATAATCCCCCCGATGACAACGGGTTTAAATTGATGGCCGGCAAAAACACCCTGTATGGGGAAGACATCCAAGCGCTCCATACACTTATCACCCAGCAAGACTTTGAGCTGGCAGATCAGGGACGTGTCGAAACGGTGGATGCCCTACCGGCCTACGCCGGATTCATGAAAGGAAACATACAGCTGGGATCGCGCCGGTTGAGATTTGCAGTGGACGCGGGAAATGGAGCAGGGGGCCCCACCGCGCTCGCCGCCATGCGTTCCGTCGGTTTAGAGCCCGATGCGATGTACTGTACCATGGACGGCACCTTCCCCAATCACCACCCCGATCCCTCGTTGCCAGAGAACCTCGCCGAACTCATCGATCGCGTCGTATCGAACAAGTATGATTTGGGAATTGCATACGATGGAGATGCGGATCGCATCGGCGTCATCGACGCAAAGGGGAACATCATCTGGGGCGATCAGCTAATGATCATTCTATCGCGCGCCGTGCTGAAACAGCATCCCGGTGCGCCCATCATTAGCGAGGTCAAAGCGTCACAGAGTTTATACGATGACATCCAAAGACATGGGGGACGTCCCATTCTGTGGAAAACGGGACATTCATTGATCAAAAAGAAGATGAAAGAGGAGCATGCGCTTTTGGCGGGCGAAATGAGTGGGCACATATTTTTTGCTGATCGGTACTACGGCTTTGATGATGCCATCTACGCGTCGCTAAGGTTGCTCGAAATTCTTTCGCTTGATGCGCGACCGCTCCACGATATGCTCGAAGGCGTGCCCGTCACGCACGCTACGCCGGAAATACGCGTTGATTGTCCGGATGAGGTGAAGTTTCGCGTGGTGGCAGCAGTCAAAGAGCATTTCAATCGCGATCACGATGTCATTGACATTGATGGCGCACGCATTCTCTTTGACAGTGGCTGGGGTCTGGTGCGGGCTTCCAACACGCAGCCTGTATTGGTGTTGCGCTTCGAGGCGCAAAGCCCCACGGAGTTAGAATCGATTCGAAACCAGGTGCTCCGGGTGGTCAATCAACATTTACCGCAGTAG
- the trpD gene encoding anthranilate phosphoribosyltransferase → MRVAMHAILRGEATDVQIAALAVALHMKRETADELYAAASVMREHSVKLTLPPGTVIDTCGTGGDGLGVFNVSTATAIVVAACGVTVAKHGNRSISSKCGSADVLEALGVAIDTPIDRLAEHISRLNICFMFAPNHHPALRHAALPRKELGIRTFFNLVGPLSNPANATCHLLGVHDVGRLEQMAQVLHRLGCHRAWVVHGQDGLDEISMSGPTFVIEVIDGKLRRFEIAPHDFGMTPIAVEALRGGDALRNAEIIREILRGEKSAHRAAVLVNAAGALCVAGTCQTPKEGVARASNAIDSGAAERCLKDWIRMTQQTA, encoded by the coding sequence ATGAGGGTTGCAATGCACGCCATTCTAAGAGGCGAGGCCACGGACGTGCAGATTGCGGCCCTTGCAGTTGCTTTGCATATGAAGCGAGAGACGGCCGATGAGTTGTATGCGGCGGCTTCCGTTATGCGCGAGCATAGTGTGAAGCTGACATTGCCCCCGGGTACGGTGATCGACACCTGCGGAACGGGCGGAGACGGTCTGGGCGTGTTTAACGTATCGACAGCCACGGCTATCGTCGTGGCAGCCTGCGGGGTTACCGTTGCCAAACATGGTAATCGGTCGATCTCGTCCAAATGCGGAAGCGCTGATGTACTTGAAGCGTTGGGAGTCGCGATTGATACGCCCATTGACCGTTTAGCGGAGCATATTTCTCGCCTCAATATCTGTTTCATGTTTGCCCCCAATCACCATCCAGCTCTTCGTCATGCCGCACTGCCTCGAAAAGAGCTTGGCATACGCACCTTCTTTAACCTCGTGGGGCCGCTAAGCAATCCCGCCAATGCCACCTGTCATCTTCTCGGTGTTCACGATGTTGGACGGCTAGAACAAATGGCTCAGGTGCTTCACCGTTTGGGGTGTCATCGCGCGTGGGTGGTACACGGTCAGGATGGACTCGACGAAATATCGATGTCGGGCCCTACCTTTGTGATCGAGGTTATCGATGGAAAACTACGGCGTTTTGAGATAGCTCCCCACGACTTTGGCATGACGCCGATTGCCGTCGAAGCGCTCAGGGGCGGAGATGCCTTGCGCAATGCAGAGATAATTCGCGAGATCTTGCGTGGTGAGAAAAGTGCGCACCGAGCGGCTGTGCTCGTGAACGCTGCAGGAGCCTTGTGCGTCGCCGGCACATGTCAAACGCCGAAAGAAGGCGTGGCGCGCGCGAGCAACGCCATCGACAGTGGTGCCGCGGAGCGGTGCCTTAAGGATTGGATCCGAATGACACAGCAAACAGCATGA
- a CDS encoding indole-3-glycerol-phosphate synthase, with translation MNYLETIVARKRREVKRRKRHKLAAVFQPEACHTRFTDPPAALRRQGAAAPRIIAEIKFESPSKGVLRDRQAGEAARIARGFERSGAAAVSVLCDAVSFGGTPLDVRRVSQTVRLPVLFKEFVIDEVQLDLARAMGATFVLLIVAALEDRALDQLVKATRKRGMEPLVEVYSERELDRALGADAHVIGVNARDLRTFRVAPRQAQQVIRKVPGSVVSVWMSGLRCRKDLEELGDERIDAALLGEALMRANDPEAALLRLTGG, from the coding sequence ATGAACTATCTGGAGACAATCGTAGCCCGCAAGCGCCGCGAGGTAAAACGCCGCAAACGTCATAAATTAGCGGCTGTCTTCCAGCCAGAGGCATGTCATACGCGGTTCACAGATCCACCTGCGGCATTGAGAAGGCAAGGGGCGGCCGCGCCTCGCATCATCGCAGAAATAAAGTTTGAGAGCCCGAGCAAAGGAGTCTTGCGAGATCGTCAAGCCGGTGAGGCGGCGCGCATTGCTCGGGGCTTTGAGCGTTCCGGGGCGGCGGCGGTAAGCGTGCTTTGTGATGCGGTCAGTTTTGGGGGCACGCCGTTAGACGTACGGCGCGTAAGCCAGACTGTCAGGCTACCCGTACTATTTAAGGAATTTGTAATTGATGAGGTGCAGTTGGATCTTGCGCGCGCGATGGGCGCGACTTTTGTGCTTCTCATTGTAGCCGCGCTAGAGGACCGCGCCTTGGATCAGTTAGTGAAGGCAACCCGAAAAAGGGGGATGGAGCCGCTCGTGGAGGTATACAGTGAGCGGGAGCTTGATCGGGCACTTGGGGCTGATGCACACGTGATTGGAGTGAATGCGCGTGACTTGCGCACGTTTCGCGTAGCTCCTCGGCAAGCGCAACAGGTGATTCGCAAGGTGCCCGGATCAGTTGTGTCCGTCTGGATGAGCGGCTTGCGATGCCGTAAGGACCTAGAGGAGCTCGGGGATGAGCGTATTGATGCAGCGCTCCTCGGTGAGGCGCTGATGCGAGCCAATGACCCTGAGGCGGCGCTCCTGCGACTGACGGGCGGTTAG
- a CDS encoding NifU family protein produces the protein MENDAVIALVYRVVRPLIEADGGSIEVLDIDKDSVTVRLGKACVGCPGVHYTKEFVLRPILEKALERAITLRVIWENPSGPALGASSVGMNS, from the coding sequence TTGGAGAATGATGCAGTTATCGCCCTGGTATATCGCGTGGTTCGCCCGCTCATCGAGGCAGACGGCGGCAGCATCGAGGTGCTCGACATCGACAAAGACAGCGTGACTGTGCGGCTCGGGAAAGCCTGCGTTGGTTGTCCCGGGGTCCACTACACCAAGGAATTCGTGCTGCGCCCTATTCTTGAGAAAGCGCTCGAAAGAGCGATCACGCTGCGGGTGATATGGGAAAACCCCTCGGGACCGGCTCTTGGTGCATCATCAGTCGGCATGAACTCGTAA
- a CDS encoding PAS domain-containing protein codes for MDDRESIINPFLADRASSRGRQTTGRFLWLTGGRVVVATLLLGGTLAITISQDPEVKGFTSRFLLGLIVSTYLASLLSALWLRRMHNLRLYAATQIGWDLALTTSLIYLTGGFSSGFPFLYGLQILVAAIVVGPTTSRVTGGVSLAIYALMGYALAMGWLPPPPDQTAGRFRALDTEIIVIALLHVVGLAAVTMLASSLASRLGRTGGELRRAASDAARLTHLNENIVRSLNSGLITTDDNGVIRTINPAGAAILGATYAQAIGTPVSDFLPTFQMEILGSDDRLLRAEGSARRLDGAAIPVGYSRTPLRDAQECQHGELILFQDLSELNKLRDAARRAERLAALGRLSAGLAHEIRNPLGSISGSVELIRSSEALGSEERHLLDIVLSETERLNGLVSTMLELGAPRKPLQRPTDLYPIANDVIEMVRKGGGGAPDIVISTSSPSIRAFVDPDQIRQVLWNLIRNALQASPPDTVITIRLWNDDAACAFIEVADQGSGIPKEERERLYDMFYTGRKHGIGLGLALVRQIVEAHQGSISVKSQEGVGTSFVVTLPMG; via the coding sequence ATGGACGATAGGGAATCGATCATCAACCCGTTTTTGGCTGACCGGGCATCCAGCCGGGGAAGACAGACTACCGGCCGCTTTCTATGGTTGACCGGTGGTCGAGTCGTGGTTGCGACCCTCCTGCTTGGCGGGACACTGGCAATTACCATAAGCCAAGATCCCGAGGTGAAAGGATTCACCTCCCGCTTTCTTCTTGGGCTGATTGTTTCGACCTACCTCGCGTCACTGCTTTCCGCGCTGTGGCTCCGGCGCATGCACAATCTTCGGCTGTATGCCGCCACTCAGATTGGTTGGGATCTCGCCCTGACAACGAGTCTCATCTATCTGACGGGCGGATTTTCAAGTGGATTTCCTTTTCTCTATGGCCTGCAGATACTGGTGGCAGCTATTGTAGTGGGTCCCACTACATCGCGCGTGACAGGGGGCGTAAGCCTCGCGATCTACGCACTCATGGGCTATGCGCTGGCCATGGGCTGGCTGCCGCCACCTCCGGATCAAACGGCGGGAAGGTTTCGGGCACTCGATACTGAAATCATCGTGATTGCTTTATTGCATGTGGTCGGTCTTGCCGCGGTTACCATGCTGGCCAGCAGCCTCGCATCGCGCCTTGGCCGCACCGGCGGTGAGCTCCGGCGCGCCGCATCTGACGCCGCCCGTCTCACTCACCTCAATGAAAACATCGTACGATCGCTCAACTCTGGTCTTATCACTACCGACGACAATGGCGTTATCCGCACCATCAATCCTGCCGGAGCCGCCATTCTCGGCGCAACATATGCCCAAGCCATAGGAACACCCGTGTCTGATTTCTTGCCGACGTTTCAGATGGAGATCTTGGGCTCGGACGATCGTTTGCTTAGGGCTGAGGGGAGCGCGCGGCGATTGGATGGTGCCGCAATCCCCGTGGGTTACTCTCGTACGCCTCTTCGGGACGCCCAGGAATGTCAGCATGGGGAGTTGATTCTGTTTCAAGACTTATCTGAACTCAACAAGTTACGAGATGCCGCGAGGCGCGCTGAACGCCTCGCCGCCCTCGGTCGCCTGTCGGCCGGCCTCGCCCATGAGATTCGCAATCCGCTCGGGTCTATTTCGGGTTCCGTCGAGTTAATCCGGTCCTCTGAGGCGCTTGGCTCGGAAGAGCGTCATCTATTGGATATTGTCCTAAGCGAAACAGAGCGCCTCAATGGCCTCGTCTCGACGATGCTGGAGCTCGGCGCCCCTCGCAAGCCTCTTCAGCGCCCGACAGACCTGTATCCCATCGCAAACGATGTCATTGAAATGGTAAGAAAGGGCGGAGGGGGCGCACCTGATATTGTGATCTCGACCTCTTCACCTTCGATCCGGGCCTTTGTCGATCCCGACCAGATCAGGCAGGTGCTATGGAATTTGATACGCAACGCACTACAGGCCTCGCCACCCGACACCGTCATTACGATACGATTGTGGAATGACGATGCAGCTTGCGCGTTTATCGAAGTGGCTGACCAGGGCTCGGGCATACCCAAAGAGGAACGGGAGCGGCTGTACGATATGTTTTACACGGGCCGGAAACATGGCATTGGGCTCGGACTCGCGTTGGTCCGGCAAATCGTTGAAGCCCACCAGGGAAGTATTAGCGTCAAGAGCCAAGAAGGTGTCGGCACAAGCTTTGTGGTCACTTTGCCGATGGGCTAA
- a CDS encoding undecaprenyl-diphosphate phosphatase: MTVQLSFVSATVLGLTQGITEFLPVSSSGHVALAALFLDGATLGLEQVVALHVGTLLATLVLLRHDLGRLLGWISRPTAKIAWVQQPEGQLALAVLAACVPTGIIGVLLEPSASQAVASPAALGACFCVTATCLWFLRKKAAAHRSITVSMGLVIGIAQGIAVLPGISRSGITLACGLLLGLSALDAFRFSFLIAIPAIVGATLYTMLTEHFGQIVWPPLIWGAALAGGSGYVALLIVKRVLQQQRLWWFSLYLYPLGIALLIWSVY, from the coding sequence GTGACAGTCCAGCTATCCTTTGTCAGCGCGACCGTGCTCGGCCTAACTCAAGGAATCACAGAGTTTTTGCCGGTTTCAAGCAGCGGGCACGTGGCCTTGGCGGCGCTCTTCTTAGACGGAGCAACCCTGGGTCTTGAGCAAGTCGTCGCGCTGCACGTAGGAACGCTCTTAGCCACGCTTGTATTATTGCGACACGACCTTGGGCGCTTACTAGGCTGGATTTCGCGACCGACAGCTAAGATCGCATGGGTGCAACAACCCGAGGGACAACTTGCGCTCGCTGTGCTTGCGGCATGCGTTCCGACCGGCATTATTGGGGTCTTACTTGAGCCCTCGGCGAGTCAAGCCGTAGCGTCGCCCGCGGCGCTGGGGGCATGTTTTTGTGTCACGGCGACCTGCCTTTGGTTCCTGCGTAAGAAAGCAGCCGCGCATCGCTCGATCACTGTCTCTATGGGGCTGGTGATTGGAATCGCACAAGGTATCGCGGTGCTTCCTGGGATCAGCCGCAGTGGCATCACGCTCGCATGCGGCCTGTTGCTCGGCCTTAGCGCTTTGGACGCTTTTCGCTTTTCTTTCCTCATTGCTATTCCGGCCATCGTGGGCGCCACGCTGTACACCATGCTCACTGAACACTTCGGGCAGATCGTATGGCCGCCATTGATATGGGGTGCTGCGCTTGCCGGGGGCTCCGGGTATGTTGCGTTGCTCATCGTGAAACGCGTACTACAACAACAACGCCTGTGGTGGTTTTCCTTGTATCTCTATCCACTAGGCATTGCCTTGCTAATCTGGTCAGTCTACTAG
- a CDS encoding MCE family protein, with the protein MNGFWKSDTWKAARVGALVVVTLLAGYLTYRLVDETVGGDDDMAVWTVFSDVQGLVPKSRVLVAGIQVGHIERIRLWGGRARVDLRVQKHVKLRQDASIAKRSTSILGETLLVIAPGSPASRLLTDGERITAIEDASGTDDIIANVADISQSLSKVSTQLERAFGNDVAGRQMSSALLNLTEALEAVNRTIAANEQVVTQTLHNVEEITTEAGPKIQRILSNIDLVTRDIRDYVAEEGADGTQAGGIGDTLASINRSSHRLESVLKDVEQVTERTAQGKGTIGRLTSDDALIDEVEGVVEGVGDFVGTLNRLQTIVSLRSEYNFMANTFKSYVQLRLQPREDRYYMFELISDPRGLTEWSQTTVRTSPPLEGEPPTYTQTKIATRDAFRFSLMFAKRIYFATFRFGILESTGGVSVDLHLLDDRLELTTDMFAFGEQASPRLRTKLALEVIKRFWILGGVDDYLNDNRDVFLGAQLRFNDDDLKAILPFAGGVPSGG; encoded by the coding sequence ATGAATGGGTTTTGGAAGTCAGACACGTGGAAAGCGGCACGGGTCGGAGCGCTTGTGGTCGTCACATTGTTGGCCGGATACCTGACCTACCGGCTGGTAGATGAGACGGTTGGTGGCGATGACGACATGGCTGTGTGGACAGTCTTTAGCGATGTGCAGGGACTGGTTCCGAAATCCCGGGTGCTGGTGGCCGGGATTCAGGTAGGGCATATCGAGCGGATTCGGCTGTGGGGCGGACGGGCGCGCGTGGACCTGCGCGTCCAGAAGCATGTGAAACTGCGTCAAGACGCCAGCATTGCCAAACGCAGCACTTCGATACTTGGCGAGACATTGCTTGTCATCGCGCCCGGTAGTCCCGCATCGCGTTTGCTTACTGACGGCGAACGCATTACGGCTATTGAGGACGCCTCTGGAACCGACGACATCATCGCGAACGTCGCGGACATAAGCCAGTCACTGAGCAAGGTGTCCACGCAGCTTGAGCGAGCCTTTGGGAACGATGTGGCGGGCCGGCAGATGTCGAGTGCTCTACTCAATCTGACGGAAGCACTCGAGGCAGTCAATCGCACCATTGCGGCGAACGAACAAGTGGTGACCCAAACCCTGCATAATGTTGAAGAAATCACGACTGAGGCCGGTCCCAAGATCCAACGTATTCTCAGCAACATCGATTTGGTCACCAGGGATATTCGTGATTATGTAGCTGAGGAAGGCGCCGATGGCACGCAAGCAGGCGGAATTGGTGATACCTTGGCATCAATCAATCGGTCGTCGCATCGTTTGGAATCGGTGCTCAAAGATGTGGAGCAAGTGACCGAACGAACCGCGCAAGGGAAGGGCACGATCGGGCGACTCACCTCCGACGATGCACTGATCGATGAGGTGGAGGGTGTCGTTGAAGGCGTCGGTGATTTCGTCGGCACACTCAACCGTCTTCAAACCATTGTCAGCCTCAGAAGCGAATACAATTTCATGGCCAACACGTTTAAGAGCTATGTCCAGCTGCGCCTCCAGCCGCGTGAAGACCGTTACTACATGTTTGAGCTGATCAGCGATCCCCGTGGCCTGACCGAATGGTCCCAGACAACCGTACGTACCAGCCCTCCTCTAGAGGGCGAGCCTCCAACCTATACTCAAACCAAGATTGCAACGCGTGACGCGTTCCGTTTCTCGTTGATGTTTGCAAAGCGCATTTACTTTGCCACCTTCCGCTTTGGTATTTTGGAGTCCACGGGTGGCGTCAGCGTGGATTTGCATTTACTGGATGACCGGCTCGAGTTAACCACCGATATGTTTGCCTTTGGCGAGCAGGCTTCGCCCCGCCTGCGCACCAAATTGGCGCTTGAGGTGATTAAGCGGTTTTGGATACTGGGAGGTGTCGACGATTATTTGAATGACAACCGTGATGTGTTCTTAGGCGCCCAGCTGCGGTTTAATGACGATGATCTCAAGGCCATTCTGCCTTTCGCCGGCGGCGTGCCCAGCGGCGGCTAA
- a CDS encoding mannose-1-phosphate guanylyltransferase, translating to MAGGTGSRFWPLSRQFRPKQLLPFGSSDESLLQASVRRLTPLLPRERIIIVTSRILKDAVRRQLPQIPEEHILAEPVGRNTAPCIGWGASHIERLDPEALIAVLPADQHIADEALFVATLKQALSAARANHMVTVGIRPTSPETGYGYMEMDQEIAPGLFAVRRFVEKPDLRTAEEYLASGRFLWNSGMFFFRADTMKAAIRTHLPDLSTALSKYSEAAKQGQEMTLINHTYPALQNISIDHGVMEKVDNLVVIPGNFGWSDMGHFASAWELAEKDAGGNAAPPDAVLLNAHRCYVKAPKDKLVALLGVQDLIVVDSGDALLIMPRHHAQDVRHIVQELQKPQYKKYT from the coding sequence ATGGCAGGGGGAACGGGCAGCCGCTTTTGGCCACTTTCACGTCAATTTCGGCCTAAGCAGCTACTGCCATTTGGCAGCAGCGATGAATCCTTGCTCCAAGCATCGGTGCGGCGCCTTACGCCTTTGCTCCCCCGGGAACGCATTATCATTGTGACCTCGCGGATACTGAAAGACGCGGTGAGAAGACAACTGCCCCAGATTCCCGAAGAACATATTCTGGCAGAGCCCGTGGGACGTAACACGGCCCCCTGCATCGGATGGGGGGCATCTCACATAGAACGCCTCGATCCCGAAGCCCTCATTGCCGTCTTGCCTGCCGATCAACATATCGCGGACGAAGCCCTGTTTGTCGCGACGCTAAAGCAGGCCCTTTCGGCTGCACGAGCCAATCACATGGTTACAGTTGGCATTCGACCAACCTCGCCTGAAACTGGCTACGGCTACATGGAAATGGATCAAGAGATCGCACCCGGCCTCTTCGCGGTAAGACGGTTCGTGGAAAAGCCTGATCTTCGGACCGCAGAGGAGTACCTCGCCTCAGGCCGTTTTCTTTGGAACAGCGGGATGTTTTTCTTCCGCGCCGACACGATGAAGGCCGCCATCCGAACGCATTTGCCTGACCTTTCAACCGCATTGTCAAAGTACTCTGAAGCGGCAAAGCAGGGACAGGAAATGACCCTCATTAACCACACCTACCCTGCGTTACAGAATATTTCCATCGATCATGGTGTCATGGAGAAAGTCGACAATCTTGTGGTCATTCCGGGCAACTTTGGCTGGTCAGATATGGGTCATTTTGCTTCTGCGTGGGAGCTTGCCGAGAAGGACGCCGGGGGCAATGCCGCTCCCCCGGATGCCGTGCTCTTAAACGCACACCGGTGCTACGTTAAAGCACCCAAAGACAAACTCGTTGCGCTCCTTGGCGTGCAAGACCTTATCGTCGTCGATAGTGGTGACGCGCTTTTGATTATGCCTCGGCATCACGCCCAGGACGTACGCCACATCGTCCAAGAATTACAAAAACCTCAATACAAGAAATACACCTGA